Genomic segment of Arachis hypogaea cultivar Tifrunner chromosome 11, arahy.Tifrunner.gnm2.J5K5, whole genome shotgun sequence:
AATGTAATTAATCATCATTGTAGAAATCGGCTCAATAGGGGATTGAATCCATGGAAAATCAGTCAGTATTCACGGcccattttcatttttctttttcttttgtattttcgaTTCAAAGTGTTGTTTATAGGGAATCCGAATCCCCGTGATTGATGAACAAAAATCATGGCGAGATTTTAATGGAAAAAGAAAGTCACTTTTCAATCttatctctctgtctctctctcataatttttttttttttttgagaagtcAACTTTGGAGTCCTCAAAATTTGATTGGATTTCGTTAGGAGGAGAAGAATAGTAGAAGATTTGATTTGGTTTGATTAGGTTGATCCGATTAGATCTATAAAATAATGAACATGTTTGTTGGATTGATTTGCAGATCAATTATAATAATTcaacttctttttttttactttgataaaCTTAGTAATTCAATTCtgaataatttattctattttaatgatTCTTTCTGACCCGAATTGGTATGTATGAAATGCGCAAGCAAGGTAAACTGTAAATTTGAATAAATCAAGCATGAAAATCATTACTGTATATGCAAATATTAAAGGTgtgaattttacttttttttttttaatattgattgattaaATCAAGTGATATTATTATACTGATTATGATTAAGCttgtcaaatttcaaaaaaaaaaaaagaacttcaGTAGATATATAATCAATAACTAATATTTcttacattttaaaattttatcatatcgaaataaaaaatagtatgatGAAAGTTTCATTTTATGCACATAATGTTCCTGTGGAAAGTTTGATTTCAATCATTAGATTGATTTCAATCAATGGCGTGTATTTAGCATCTTAAAATAATGGCAGACAAGCATACCTATAAACTAAAACATCTTGAAGACAGTAACATGCTCAAAACCTATATTAGAATTTAGAAGCTTACTAGACCAGAGAATGTTCATTGAGTGAACCTTGAACGTAAAAATATCAAGTTTGATGAACACGTGGATTAATTAAAGAAAGGCATCATCTACCGCTGCTAATAAAGGCTTCATCTACCACATGCCCATTTTAAGTAGTCAAATTATATCGCAGGCCAACAAATGCTTGTTCTATCAAACGTTTATTATGAccaaaatattttcatttaattttacatTGGGATGAATTTGAAGATATTTATTGCTGAGGCACATTATTATTCAGTTGGTTCTGTCTTCCTCCTGTTCCTTTCAGTACTGAAACGCAGATATAACAAGCCCACATGATCCATTCTCTACCTTTCTCGAGAGATGAGTATTGGAGCAATATCTTCAACTCTGTTATGTGTGGACATTTTCTCTACAATGACAGAAATGGGGCCACTGTAAAGTCTGTCTTTACATATTGGCCCTGGCAACCTCAGATGGGATAGGCTCAACCCCacattttgttttattctatcaTGGATATTCCCATTTCTTTCCAGGCATGTGGGGAGGAAAACATAGGATTTTGATTTCTCAATCTGTTACTGCTTCATATTTCTTTCTTGCTTGTTTTTTCATCCTAGCTTTACTTAGCATTGAAATTGAAACCCTCCGTCTCTACTGTTATAAGATATTGCACGCCTTATAAGACACTGCCCTACTTACATTTTTCCTTTCGTGGAGGGTTCATAGGTTTATGTGATATGAACTTGATTGGAAATAATGATTTCAGTCTTGGATAATAAATAGTTATAGATGGTATTCAAATAATCAGGGAATAATGTGCTATTCTTTTGCCCCAGCAGGGAAAGGTGTAAACTGCAACGGGTGCATATAAGTTGATAAATTAGTATCACAAAGcacatcaaattcaaaatatatacaCCAGAATGAATTAAACTCTACGATTAAGAGATGTTATTTTACATGCCACCCCTAGTTATCCATGTCTACATTAATCTTTTTCAGAGCCGCGTTTACAAGGAAGGCCAACATCACTTTTATAAAAGGAAGTATCAAGTGTCATATAACTTAAATTGTATGGTAGATAAGACTACTTGTGTAATATTGTTCAGTATCGTAGAAGATCAATGTAATTTACCCTAGATACTATGCTAATAAgatgtaattaattttcttttttaatttggcCTTGATGCTGATTACTGATTAGTGTCTTTGTACACAGAATGAAGATGAAGAAATGATACAACCTAATATGATAACACATGCTGACTCGTTGATTTTCTGATTCTACGAAACCAACTTCCACACAGTACAATAATAACTTGGTAATGATTCCCTCTAACTAATATAGGTTTCAATAGAACTATACTACTCTTCTAAATAAGCAATGCTTGTCAATTCACCTGAAATTCCGttcttcttttgcttcaagggCATCAACTTCTTCATTGGAAAGAAGGTCCACGATAGGTTCATACACGTCCCATTCCTTTCTTTTCCtaatgcaacaaaagaaaaacacgGTAAGCCAATGAACATTCCATTTTGAATCTAAGTACCACTATAGGAGAATATGCATACAAAACTTGAAAATTAGTTCGTGGCCTAAGAAAATGAAACTTCCATGCTTAAATTAGTTCTTAAGATGAGATTATTAACAGTGTCAACCAATAATTTCTTTTACATTATCTGTGCATTGAATTGTTCTCTTTGAAAATtgctaaaaaatttatataatggagCATCAAACAGAATTATAAACAAAAACATTTTCTAACAGTTAATAAAGACAATGTAGTTTTCTATATTCCGAGTCAAGTTCCATAAGTCATATCCAGTTCTTTCTGAGGAAGTGTATTCCCAGTTCAAGTCACAATCCTTTTATTATAGGACACCATCATATCCACTGATTTTTCCTCATTGATATCTTCACTTTATTCATTTCTTATTTGCAAAAACATATGATATATGTAAGATGTTGCCTTATGCAACTACTGATCTGCTTCTGCTAGCATAATTCTGATGCCAATAACTAAGCCTTCTAGCATGTTTGGTTTTCACTTCTTGGAACTTGAAAACCATTGGTAGGACATAAGTCACAAGAGACAATCTCTTGTTATATCCAAGATTTAGGGATTTCCAAAAGCTCAATAAAACATGCTATTACCAATTAACTATCATCATATGCCATTTCAATTAGCATTTTAACTGCATAAACACCATGGCAATGTGCAGCATAGTGTGGTTAGATGATGGCATAACAAATCAGCATCAAGTTATCTAATTTTAGCAAAGAAAAGTGCATCACGCATACTTAATAGACTCACCGAACTACACTAGATTTTGGGCCAAATAACTTGACCAAGTCCACTGCCACAGCACCTCCTTTGCTGTTAATAGAGAATTGACAAGCAGCAATGAAACAACAGATTAGGGACATAAATATCCTTCCTTGAAGTAATCATATAATGCAACTGATCTGGGAAAGAAATGTATTGAATACCTGACTGGAGCATATTCAGCCCCTCGACGACCCTTCTTGCTCAATCTGCTTTCTCTTGCTGAAACCACACTTTGAATTGCAATCTAAATgtgcaaacaaacaaaaaatttatggTAAGATACGATATGTAACACACAAACATGATATATAGCATAGCAAATAGAAACATGGACCTCGTAAAGCTGCTCTCTTATAGCAAAGGCAATTGCTGGCTGCAAAACAAACGCATGTTTCGGTTTAGTAAGTTTTCACTTTCCAAGTGTATCTGTGTTCTTATTTACAAGGAAGAGAGTAGTACTTCATGAATGATAGAAGAATCCAAGTCCTCTATTGACACAACATATTGTTGCTATCTAACGAACAGAAAATGCAGCACCAACACAGTTTTCACATAGTAATAAACACAAATCATGGCACAGTGTAAGACTTCACTTTCCATTCAAAGTTTTCCTTAACTAAGAAGCAACGAGTTTAAACGCTGCAACATGTCCACATTACgcgatagatagatagatagatagactTACTCCAACCTCGGGGTCTTCAATGGCCATGTCTTTGCAGAAGATTCTGGCGAATTCTTCAGGATCACTCTCGAAATTGTTCAAGTCCTAGAAACTCAACGAGTTTAGACATACAACACAGAAGCAGATAACAATGACGACAATAACAATAGCAACAGCAATATTACCCATAAGAACTGGTCCTTCACGAGAGTATGGTTTACACGGAGATCAAGCTGAAATTACGAAAAAGAACGAGTTCAATTAATACGCAAGCGCGAAAAGTAaacgggaaaaaaaaaaagaatgaagagAGAAAAGACCTTGATAGGAATAATTTTCTCGCCGGCATACATGTCTTGGCCTTCATAGGAACGAAAATCGGCGAGCTGAGACTGAATGGATTGTGCAATTTGGGTGACGAAAGCGGGAGGGAGTTTCAGGTCCTTAACGGTTCTCTTGGCGAAGAGTAC
This window contains:
- the LOC112722718 gene encoding chromatin structure-remodeling complex protein BSH isoform X2, producing MKTPASGFYRNPVKFRMPTSENLVPIRLDIEIDGQRYKDAFTWNPTDPDSEVVLFAKRTVKDLKLPPAFVTQIAQSIQSQLADFRSYEGQDMYAGEKIIPIKLDLRVNHTLVKDQFLWDLNNFESDPEEFARIFCKDMAIEDPEPAIAFAIREQLYEIAIQSVVSARESRLSKKGRRGAEYAPVSKGGAVAVDLVKLFGPKSSVVRKRKEWDVYEPIVDLLSNEEVDALEAKEERNFR
- the LOC112722718 gene encoding chromatin structure-remodeling complex protein BSH isoform X1, producing the protein MKTPASGFYRNPVKFRMPTSENLVPIRLDIEIDGQRYKDAFTWNPTDPDSEVVLFAKRTVKDLKLPPAFVTQIAQSIQSQLADFRSYEGQDMYAGEKIIPIKLDLRVNHTLVKDQFLWDLNNFESDPEEFARIFCKDMAIEDPEVGPAIAFAIREQLYEIAIQSVVSARESRLSKKGRRGAEYAPVSKGGAVAVDLVKLFGPKSSVVRKRKEWDVYEPIVDLLSNEEVDALEAKEERNFR